The following proteins are co-located in the Sporolactobacillus pectinivorans genome:
- a CDS encoding nicotinate phosphoribosyltransferase, translating into MECRFDVRNDRDLTMLVDFYELTMGNSYLEEGVGDQIVYFDMYFRRVPDGGGYCIMAGVDQLIEYLEDLQFTEDDVNYLRSTGQFSEKFLDYLAHFKFSCDVWAIPEGYPVFPNEPLVTVRGPAIQAQLLETMVLVTINHQTLIATKASRICRVAGNRSVMEFGSRRAQGYDGAIYGARAAVIGGCSATANTLAGMMFDIPVSGTMAHSWVQLFDSELEAFRAWARAYPDQCLVLIDTYNVLKSGLPNAIKVFKELRESGHEPLGIRIDSGDITYLTKRVRKALDAAGFPKAIIVISNSLDEHIIKDVLAEGAQINSFGVGERLITAKSEPVFGGVYKLVAVEKEGKVVPRIKISENEEKITNPGFKKIYRIYEKDADKAIADLICDNNETLDESKPLTIFDPVFTWKKKTLKNYKAELLRKQIFKDGRLCYESPSVIAIRNFAKQQVERQWAEVLRFENPHNYYVDLSPKVWNTKYDLLNRYSEEFSGK; encoded by the coding sequence ATGGAATGCAGGTTTGACGTGAGGAATGACCGGGATCTGACAATGCTGGTTGATTTTTACGAACTCACCATGGGGAATAGTTATCTGGAAGAGGGAGTAGGCGACCAGATCGTTTATTTTGACATGTATTTCCGAAGAGTTCCTGACGGGGGCGGCTACTGCATCATGGCAGGAGTGGACCAGCTGATTGAATATCTTGAAGATCTTCAGTTTACCGAAGATGATGTCAATTATCTTCGGTCAACCGGACAATTTTCCGAAAAATTTCTGGATTATTTGGCGCATTTTAAATTTTCCTGTGATGTCTGGGCCATCCCGGAAGGCTATCCCGTATTTCCAAACGAACCGCTGGTCACTGTGAGGGGACCTGCCATTCAGGCACAGCTTTTGGAAACGATGGTGCTTGTGACGATTAACCATCAGACGCTGATCGCTACAAAAGCCAGCCGGATCTGCCGCGTCGCCGGCAACCGTTCCGTTATGGAATTTGGGTCACGGCGCGCTCAGGGTTACGATGGTGCTATTTATGGGGCACGCGCTGCTGTGATCGGCGGCTGTTCAGCGACAGCTAATACGCTTGCCGGCATGATGTTTGACATTCCGGTTTCCGGCACGATGGCGCACAGCTGGGTTCAGCTTTTTGACAGCGAGCTTGAAGCTTTTCGGGCTTGGGCACGGGCTTATCCGGACCAGTGCCTCGTGCTGATTGATACGTATAACGTATTGAAATCGGGCCTGCCCAACGCGATTAAAGTATTTAAGGAACTTCGTGAAAGCGGTCATGAGCCGCTTGGCATCCGGATTGATTCCGGCGATATTACTTATCTGACCAAGAGGGTCAGGAAGGCTCTTGATGCGGCGGGTTTTCCAAAAGCAATTATTGTTATTTCCAACTCACTGGATGAACATATTATCAAAGATGTGCTGGCAGAAGGCGCGCAGATTAACTCATTTGGTGTCGGTGAGCGGCTGATCACGGCAAAATCTGAACCGGTTTTCGGCGGTGTTTACAAATTAGTCGCAGTTGAAAAGGAAGGCAAGGTTGTACCGAGAATTAAGATCAGTGAGAACGAGGAAAAAATCACAAATCCAGGATTTAAGAAAATTTATCGCATCTATGAAAAGGACGCGGACAAAGCTATTGCCGACCTGATTTGTGACAACAATGAAACGCTTGATGAAAGCAAACCACTGACCATTTTCGACCCGGTCTTTACTTGGAAAAAGAAAACATTGAAAAATTATAAAGCTGAGCTGCTGCGCAAACAGATATTTAAAGACGGCCGGCTTTGCTATGAAAGCCCATCCGTTATTGCGATCAGAAATTTCGCGAAACAGCAGGTCGAACGGCAATGGGCGGAAGTGCTTCGCTTTGAAAATCCACATAATTATTATGTGGATTTATCGCCAAAAGTATGGAATACCAAATATGACCTTCTGAACAGATATTCTGAAGAGTTCAGTGGAAAATAA
- a CDS encoding GNAT family N-acetyltransferase codes for MYISEQWNDKRAADYIRSKLIKYNASCLPDQIKSSVENLNLLLKDDAGKLFGGITGTIFWAHLHVDFLWVDQSMRGKGYGSKLLRMAERLAKEKQCRLILLDTFSFQAPEFYKRHGYIEYGVVEDHPAGYSQHFFEKRLMPFK; via the coding sequence ATGTATATTTCAGAACAATGGAATGATAAAAGGGCTGCTGATTACATTCGGTCAAAACTTATCAAATACAACGCAAGCTGTCTTCCGGATCAAATAAAATCCTCCGTTGAAAATCTTAACTTGCTGCTTAAAGATGACGCGGGTAAACTATTCGGCGGCATAACGGGAACAATTTTTTGGGCCCACTTGCACGTCGATTTTCTCTGGGTGGATCAGAGCATGAGAGGAAAAGGTTATGGAAGTAAACTTTTAAGGATGGCTGAAAGATTGGCGAAAGAGAAGCAATGCCGGCTTATTTTACTGGATACCTTCAGTTTTCAGGCTCCGGAATTTTATAAAAGACACGGTTATATAGAGTACGGAGTCGTTGAAGATCATCCGGCAGGTTACAGCCAGCATTTTTTTGAAAAAAGGTTGATGCCATTTAAATAA
- the yidA gene encoding sugar-phosphatase, producing MIKLIAIDLDGTLLNDEKKISLNSRHALLEAKKMGVKIVICSGRPIAGIREYLDFLGLNEAGNYAITYNGGLVQETDSGTVLSEKILTRNDIISLYTLSQKLGVPMNFIDRENVYCPIPPEGRPSLYGTVMHSLPFIGASMERLPGDLKVNKVVFCTEQQLLDSAIQEIPESFREKYTLMKSRTILLEIMNRDVDKGRGLQALGKYLNIRAEEIMTLGDQENDLAMIRYAGTGVAMGNAIQKVKDAAQFVTKTNIEDGVAFAVEKFVLTQ from the coding sequence TTGATAAAACTGATTGCCATTGATCTCGACGGTACCCTGCTGAATGACGAAAAAAAAATCAGCTTGAACTCCAGACATGCACTGCTGGAAGCAAAGAAAATGGGCGTCAAAATTGTTATTTGTTCAGGAAGACCGATAGCCGGAATCAGGGAATACCTGGATTTTCTCGGACTGAATGAAGCAGGAAACTATGCGATTACATACAACGGAGGGCTGGTACAGGAAACGGACAGCGGAACTGTTCTTTCCGAAAAAATTCTGACCAGAAATGACATTATTTCACTTTACACGCTCAGCCAGAAGCTCGGGGTACCGATGAATTTTATCGATCGGGAAAATGTTTACTGTCCGATTCCGCCGGAAGGAAGGCCTTCATTATATGGAACGGTCATGCACTCATTGCCTTTTATCGGTGCGTCAATGGAACGTCTGCCCGGTGATCTGAAAGTGAATAAAGTCGTTTTCTGTACAGAACAGCAGCTGCTCGACTCGGCTATCCAGGAAATACCGGAATCCTTCCGTGAGAAATACACGCTAATGAAATCAAGAACGATTCTTTTGGAAATCATGAACAGAGATGTGGATAAGGGTAGGGGACTTCAAGCCTTAGGCAAGTATCTGAATATACGAGCTGAAGAAATAATGACATTAGGAGATCAGGAAAACGATCTGGCTATGATCCGGTACGCTGGAACGGGCGTGGCAATGGGCAATGCTATTCAAAAAGTCAAGGATGCCGCGCAGTTCGTGACCAAAACCAACATTGAAGACGGCGTTGCCTTTGCGGTTGAAAAATTTGTTCTCACTCAATAA
- a CDS encoding DoxX family protein gives MMNLGLLIIRIVLGVTFAGHGTQKLFGWFGGHGIKGTAGFFESIGVKPGAFMAIMAGLSELIGGALFVLGLLTPLAALFITGTMVVAIATVHGKNGYWITENGFEYNLLIIVVVIGIALIGAGAYSLDSLIFG, from the coding sequence TTGATGAATTTAGGATTGCTGATAATCCGTATTGTTCTAGGAGTGACTTTTGCCGGACACGGCACGCAAAAACTGTTTGGCTGGTTTGGCGGTCATGGAATTAAGGGGACCGCTGGTTTCTTTGAATCGATCGGGGTTAAACCGGGAGCATTCATGGCTATTATGGCGGGTTTATCAGAATTAATCGGCGGTGCATTGTTTGTTCTGGGATTGCTGACGCCGCTGGCAGCTCTGTTCATTACCGGTACGATGGTCGTAGCTATAGCAACGGTTCATGGAAAAAATGGTTACTGGATTACCGAAAACGGCTTCGAATACAATCTTCTGATTATTGTCGTTGTCATCGGCATAGCTTTGATTGGTGCCGGTGCTTATAGCCTGGACTCACTGATCTTCGGATAA
- a CDS encoding MarR family winged helix-turn-helix transcriptional regulator yields MSKMNHEQIAEGKDISLKLWVVLTRAQQSIRKKIEENIKSYGLNLTEFGVLELLYHKGDQPIQKIGGKILIASSSTTYVIDQLEKKKLLHRKPCPTDRRVTFAALTAAGSHLMEKIFPEHRDAVDQILGGLNSSEKHEMTGQLKKLGLFAADVVQ; encoded by the coding sequence ATGAGCAAAATGAATCACGAACAGATTGCTGAAGGTAAAGATATCTCCCTGAAACTATGGGTGGTTCTGACAAGAGCGCAACAGTCAATCAGAAAAAAAATTGAAGAAAATATCAAAAGCTACGGCCTTAATCTGACCGAGTTTGGCGTTCTTGAACTGCTCTACCATAAAGGTGATCAGCCGATTCAAAAGATTGGCGGTAAGATTCTGATTGCCAGCAGCAGTACAACTTATGTGATTGACCAGTTGGAAAAGAAAAAACTGCTGCACAGAAAACCTTGTCCTACGGATCGCCGTGTGACTTTTGCTGCGCTGACAGCTGCGGGATCGCATTTGATGGAAAAGATTTTTCCGGAGCATCGGGATGCGGTCGATCAGATTCTCGGCGGCTTAAATTCTTCGGAAAAACATGAGATGACCGGACAATTGAAAAAGCTCGGATTGTTCGCAGCAGATGTTGTTCAATAA
- a CDS encoding ring-cleaving dioxygenase: MNQLLGIHHISIVTSNAKTNFSFYTKVLGMRLVKKTVNQDDVSVYHLFYADQKGSPGTDLTFFEFPGTRPTQKGTNSISRVSLRVPSDKSLDYWNRRFDEFKVSHHEISTLFGHKMLEFEDFDGTPLRLISDEKDKGVAGGIPWENGPVPIEYAIRGLGSVTLTVSRLGMIRSFLKDVLHFREVAREEENILFEVGEGGHGAQIIVREDQQHMDEVPGFGSVHHLALRVADQDALNEWIKVINQTGLPNSGFVDRFYFKSLYVREFNHILFEFATDGPGFTSDEDESALGSTLSLPPFLEGRREFIENQLEPLDLK, translated from the coding sequence ATGAATCAGTTACTCGGAATTCACCACATTTCTATTGTAACGAGCAATGCGAAGACAAATTTCTCTTTTTATACGAAAGTACTGGGTATGCGACTGGTCAAAAAGACCGTCAATCAGGACGATGTTTCAGTCTATCATCTATTTTATGCCGATCAAAAGGGGAGTCCCGGCACCGATCTGACCTTTTTTGAATTTCCCGGGACACGGCCGACCCAAAAGGGAACAAATTCCATCTCCCGGGTTTCACTGCGCGTGCCAAGCGACAAGTCTCTTGATTACTGGAACAGGCGTTTTGATGAATTCAAAGTAAGCCATCATGAAATTTCAACTCTGTTCGGACACAAGATGCTCGAATTTGAAGACTTTGACGGCACCCCCTTACGTCTTATATCAGACGAAAAGGACAAAGGAGTTGCAGGAGGAATACCTTGGGAGAATGGACCTGTTCCGATTGAGTACGCAATCCGGGGACTAGGGAGTGTAACGCTCACAGTGTCACGCCTCGGGATGATACGCTCATTTCTGAAAGATGTGCTGCACTTCAGGGAAGTGGCACGCGAGGAAGAAAATATCCTCTTTGAAGTCGGAGAAGGCGGGCATGGCGCGCAGATCATTGTCCGGGAAGACCAGCAACATATGGATGAAGTTCCGGGTTTTGGAAGTGTGCATCATCTTGCTCTTCGCGTTGCAGACCAGGATGCCCTGAACGAATGGATCAAAGTCATCAATCAGACAGGGCTGCCTAATTCCGGATTTGTTGATCGTTTTTACTTTAAGTCATTGTACGTCCGTGAATTTAACCATATCCTGTTTGAATTCGCGACTGACGGTCCAGGCTTTACTTCAGATGAGGACGAATCTGCCCTCGGTAGCACGCTGTCATTGCCGCCTTTTCTGGAAGGGAGACGCGAGTTTATTGAAAATCAGCTGGAACCGCTGGACCTGAAATAA
- a CDS encoding MFS transporter, giving the protein MASNRSLLPLISLAISAFAIGTTEFISVGLLPLIMNEYHVSYSLAGLTVTLYALGVTVGAPVLTSLTVKIPKKTLLILIMVVFIIGNSVAAAATSISMLLVARVISSFSHGVFMSIGSTIAADIVAPNKRASAIAIMFTGVTLATVTGVPLGTFIGQTFGWRAAFMIIVAIGLLALIANSLLIPSNLRQAASMKFRDQFKLIKTGPLLLVFIITALGYGGTFVVFTYLSPLLEKITGYSPNLVALILFAYGIAIAIGNTFGGKVSNNQPMKALIYMFLFQAAAIFILYFTAPYKTLGVLTVILMGLFAFMNVPGLQLYAVVLAERLVPEGVDVASAVNIAAFNGGVALGSLIGGQVVANIGLIDTTWIGALMVLAAAFLSMWSYGLEKKSAAAKERLLSD; this is encoded by the coding sequence TTGGCATCAAATAGAAGTTTACTGCCACTTATTTCATTGGCAATCAGTGCTTTTGCAATTGGCACGACCGAATTTATCAGCGTTGGTCTTCTGCCGCTGATCATGAACGAATACCATGTCTCTTATTCTTTGGCCGGTCTGACTGTTACGTTATATGCGCTGGGCGTTACTGTCGGCGCGCCTGTTTTGACCTCGTTGACGGTCAAAATACCTAAAAAAACATTGCTGATCTTGATTATGGTTGTTTTCATCATTGGCAATTCAGTAGCTGCAGCAGCTACAAGCATCAGCATGCTGCTTGTAGCGCGGGTGATTTCATCGTTTTCCCATGGGGTATTTATGTCGATCGGGTCTACAATTGCGGCGGATATCGTTGCGCCGAATAAAAGAGCGAGCGCGATTGCGATTATGTTTACAGGTGTTACGCTGGCTACCGTGACCGGGGTGCCACTCGGAACATTTATTGGCCAGACATTCGGCTGGCGTGCCGCATTTATGATTATTGTTGCCATTGGCCTGCTCGCTCTGATCGCAAACAGTCTGCTTATTCCTTCAAATCTTAGGCAAGCGGCGAGCATGAAGTTCAGAGACCAGTTCAAACTGATCAAAACAGGTCCGCTATTGCTGGTCTTTATTATCACGGCACTTGGATACGGTGGGACGTTCGTCGTCTTTACCTATTTATCGCCTTTGCTTGAAAAGATTACCGGCTATTCACCCAATTTGGTTGCTTTGATATTGTTTGCTTACGGCATTGCCATTGCGATAGGAAACACATTTGGCGGCAAAGTGTCCAATAATCAGCCCATGAAGGCTCTGATTTATATGTTCCTGTTTCAGGCGGCAGCTATTTTTATCTTGTATTTCACTGCACCTTATAAAACGCTGGGCGTCCTGACCGTGATCCTTATGGGATTGTTTGCCTTCATGAACGTTCCAGGTCTCCAGTTATATGCCGTCGTTCTTGCAGAGAGGCTGGTACCGGAAGGCGTCGACGTTGCTTCGGCGGTCAACATCGCTGCGTTCAATGGCGGAGTTGCCCTCGGTTCACTGATTGGCGGACAAGTTGTCGCCAATATCGGTTTGATTGACACAACGTGGATTGGTGCACTCATGGTTCTGGCGGCTGCTTTTCTCAGTATGTGGAGTTACGGCCTTGAGAAGAAATCAGCAGCTGCAAAGGAACGGCTGCTTTCAGATTGA
- a CDS encoding winged helix-turn-helix transcriptional regulator, with protein sequence MEKKYNISVEATLEVIGGKWKPVILCHLINGKKRTGELKRLIPNITQKMLTQQLRELEHDGIINRRVYNQVPPKVEYELSEYGETLKDVLHRLCLWGENHIRRTYGETEGHLEESVLNQ encoded by the coding sequence TTGGAAAAAAAATATAATATCTCCGTTGAAGCCACCCTGGAAGTGATCGGTGGTAAGTGGAAGCCTGTCATTTTATGCCACTTGATTAATGGGAAAAAAAGGACCGGCGAACTGAAGAGGCTGATTCCGAACATCACACAGAAAATGCTGACACAACAGCTGCGTGAACTGGAACATGACGGCATTATTAACCGAAGAGTATATAACCAGGTTCCTCCAAAAGTGGAATATGAATTAAGTGAATACGGCGAGACATTGAAAGATGTTCTGCACAGATTGTGCCTCTGGGGAGAAAACCATATCAGAAGAACCTACGGGGAAACAGAAGGGCATTTGGAAGAAAGTGTACTGAATCAGTAA
- a CDS encoding Dabb family protein, with the protein MIQHLVLFKFSSGTTKEQKEEAMKRLRHLKEELPGILDLHTNVDFSKMAKGYEVGLAAQFTNMAAFENYVPSKEHQAVVSYLKEIGLADVLEFNFHADADK; encoded by the coding sequence ATGATACAACATCTTGTTTTATTTAAGTTCAGCAGTGGAACGACAAAGGAACAGAAAGAAGAAGCAATGAAGAGGCTGCGCCATCTGAAAGAAGAATTGCCGGGAATTCTCGATCTGCACACGAATGTCGATTTTTCAAAGATGGCAAAGGGATATGAAGTGGGGCTTGCTGCGCAATTTACCAATATGGCAGCTTTCGAAAATTATGTTCCTTCCAAAGAACATCAGGCCGTAGTATCCTATCTTAAAGAAATAGGCCTTGCGGATGTACTTGAATTTAATTTCCATGCAGATGCCGATAAGTAA
- a CDS encoding DUF4064 domain-containing protein: MKRTGEITLSIIAGALNLLVMLGGFRILNVDSRTLRVQLMASGTNQNITSQDINQVIQVFHLFGVLLVVLSVISIILAVVALIFLFRRSLPILSGCLLIVAGVLSLPAFFPGVLYLIAGIMNLVRKPPVQID, encoded by the coding sequence TTGAAAAGAACTGGGGAAATTACATTATCGATCATTGCCGGCGCTTTGAATCTTCTGGTCATGCTCGGAGGCTTCCGCATCCTTAATGTAGATTCGAGGACTCTCAGAGTACAGCTCATGGCATCGGGAACTAATCAGAATATTACATCCCAAGATATCAACCAGGTGATTCAAGTGTTTCATTTATTTGGTGTCTTATTGGTTGTCTTATCGGTGATCAGCATCATTTTGGCAGTCGTTGCACTGATTTTCCTTTTCCGGCGCAGTTTGCCAATTCTTTCTGGTTGCCTGCTGATCGTTGCTGGTGTGCTTAGTCTTCCGGCGTTCTTCCCGGGGGTTCTTTATCTGATTGCCGGTATTATGAACTTAGTGCGGAAGCCACCGGTTCAGATTGACTGA